A genomic window from Pseudomonadota bacterium includes:
- the dnaJ gene encoding molecular chaperone DnaJ yields the protein MPTKRDYYEVLEVPRGAEAAELKKAYRRLAMKFHPDQNPDDAGAAEKFREITEAFQVLSDPQKRAAYDRFGHSAPDMGGFGGAVDLGNMTDFFESIFGSVFGGARRPRRRRGRPGRNLQYDLDLSLEQVVSGADVRLTIPRPVRCGACGGVGSAGGRPATPCRQCGGHGQIRLQQGIFAVATTCPACGGAGEVVLERCASCGGDGLVVREEAFEVRIPPGVDDGSVKVVEGAGEDGRGGAPNGDLHVMIRVAPHGAFTRKGSDLHSAIQVSYPQAVLGAEVDAPTIDGPVRLKIKPGTEGGQVYRLRGKGVPHLRGSGRGDQHVHVDVCVPKKLTPRQRELVEALGRELGTEIQSKPPSFFEKMRGLFE from the coding sequence ATGCCGACGAAGCGGGACTACTACGAGGTGCTCGAGGTGCCGCGCGGCGCGGAGGCGGCCGAGCTCAAGAAGGCGTACCGGCGCCTCGCGATGAAGTTCCACCCCGATCAGAACCCCGACGACGCGGGCGCGGCCGAGAAGTTCCGAGAGATCACCGAGGCGTTCCAGGTGCTCTCCGATCCGCAGAAGCGCGCGGCGTACGACAGGTTCGGGCACTCGGCGCCGGACATGGGCGGGTTCGGCGGCGCGGTCGACCTCGGCAACATGACCGACTTCTTCGAGTCGATCTTCGGCTCCGTCTTCGGCGGGGCGCGCCGGCCGCGGCGGCGGCGGGGACGGCCCGGCCGCAACCTGCAGTACGATCTCGATCTCTCGCTCGAGCAGGTCGTGTCCGGCGCCGACGTGCGGCTCACGATCCCCCGCCCGGTCCGCTGCGGCGCGTGCGGCGGCGTCGGCAGCGCGGGCGGCCGTCCGGCGACCCCGTGCCGGCAGTGCGGCGGGCACGGCCAGATCCGGCTCCAGCAGGGGATCTTCGCCGTGGCGACGACCTGCCCGGCGTGCGGCGGCGCGGGCGAGGTCGTCCTCGAGCGGTGCGCGTCGTGCGGCGGCGACGGCCTCGTCGTCCGGGAGGAGGCGTTCGAGGTCCGGATCCCGCCCGGCGTCGACGACGGCTCGGTCAAGGTCGTCGAGGGCGCGGGGGAGGACGGCCGCGGCGGCGCGCCGAACGGCGACCTCCACGTCATGATCCGGGTCGCGCCCCACGGCGCCTTCACCCGGAAGGGGAGCGACCTGCACAGCGCGATCCAGGTGAGCTACCCGCAGGCCGTGCTCGGCGCGGAGGTGGACGCGCCGACGATCGACGGTCCGGTGCGGCTGAAGATCAAGCCCGGCACCGAGGGCGGCCAGGTCTACCGCCTGCGCGGCAAGGGCGTGCCGCACCTGCGCGGCTCGGGCCGCGGGGATCAGCACGTGCACGTCGACGTGTGCGTGCCCAAGAAGCTGACGCCCCGGCAGCGCGAGCTCGTCGAGGCGCTCGGCCGCGAGCTCGGCACCGAGATCCAGTCGAAGCCGCCGTCGTTCTTCGAGAAGATGCGCGGCCTGTTCGAGTGA
- the dnaK gene encoding molecular chaperone DnaK: MADDRIIGIDLGTTNSCVAVMEGKDAIVIPNGEGSRTTPSVVGITETGERLVGQVGKRQAVSNPENTIYSVKRLMGRAATSPEATRQKDMCPYKIVASDNGDAWIEARGKRMSPPEISAMVLAEMRAVAESYLGCKISRAVITVPAYFNDAQRQATKDAGLIAGLTVDRIINEPTAAALAFGLDKAGKASGRIAVYDLGGGTFDISILEIADGVFTVKSTSGDTFLGGEDFDQRLVDHFAARFQEEHGIDLRKDKMALQRLKEASERAKHELSSSTTTELNLPFIAAAASGPKHLIASFERQELEELVDDLVQRTFEPCAQALKDAGVTVKDLDEILLVGGMTRMPLVQRAVEEFFGKKPLRGLNPDEVVAIGAAVQGAVLLGQVEEVLLLDVTPLSLGLETGGGVFTKLIERNTTVPTRKRQTFTTSIDNQNFVPIHVLQGERPMAADNTTLAKFELTGIPPAPRGVPQIQVTFDIDANGIVSVSARDLGTNKEQTVRVTAHSGLSDRDIQRIITEAEEQRLKDEGRKDLAEARLEAESLLYTSERAAEEYGGVVSRDDLALILSDIAALREAVAGEDADRVRELKAQLESSAFRIAEAMYTNVQPADDAMVMDGAPPEEGDGSGES; this comes from the coding sequence ATGGCTGACGATCGCATCATCGGCATCGATCTCGGGACCACGAACTCCTGCGTCGCCGTGATGGAGGGCAAGGACGCGATCGTCATCCCCAACGGCGAGGGGAGCCGCACGACGCCGTCCGTCGTCGGCATCACCGAGACCGGCGAGCGGCTCGTCGGGCAGGTCGGCAAGCGCCAGGCGGTCTCGAACCCCGAGAACACGATCTACTCGGTGAAGCGCCTCATGGGCCGCGCCGCAACCTCGCCCGAGGCGACGCGGCAGAAGGACATGTGCCCGTATAAGATCGTCGCCAGCGACAACGGCGACGCGTGGATCGAGGCGCGCGGCAAGCGGATGAGCCCGCCCGAGATCTCGGCGATGGTGCTCGCCGAGATGCGCGCGGTGGCCGAGAGCTACCTCGGCTGCAAGATCTCCCGCGCCGTGATCACGGTGCCCGCGTACTTCAACGACGCGCAGCGCCAGGCGACCAAGGACGCGGGGCTCATCGCCGGCCTCACCGTCGACAGGATCATCAACGAGCCGACCGCCGCGGCGCTCGCGTTCGGGCTCGACAAGGCGGGCAAGGCGAGCGGGCGGATCGCCGTGTACGACCTCGGCGGCGGCACGTTCGACATCTCGATCCTCGAGATCGCGGACGGCGTTTTCACCGTCAAGTCCACGAGCGGCGACACCTTCCTCGGCGGCGAGGACTTCGACCAGCGCCTCGTCGACCACTTCGCCGCGCGCTTCCAGGAGGAGCACGGGATCGATCTGCGCAAGGACAAGATGGCGCTGCAGCGCCTGAAGGAGGCGTCCGAGCGGGCCAAGCACGAGCTCTCCTCGTCGACGACGACCGAGCTGAACCTCCCGTTCATCGCGGCCGCCGCGAGCGGGCCCAAGCACCTGATCGCGTCGTTCGAGCGGCAGGAACTCGAGGAGCTCGTCGACGATCTCGTGCAGCGCACCTTCGAGCCGTGCGCCCAAGCGCTCAAGGACGCGGGCGTCACGGTCAAGGATCTCGACGAGATCCTGCTCGTCGGCGGCATGACGCGGATGCCGCTCGTCCAACGCGCGGTGGAGGAGTTCTTCGGGAAGAAGCCGCTGCGCGGCCTGAACCCGGACGAGGTCGTGGCGATCGGCGCGGCGGTCCAGGGCGCGGTGCTGCTCGGGCAGGTCGAGGAGGTGCTGCTGCTCGACGTCACGCCGCTCTCCCTCGGCCTCGAGACCGGCGGCGGCGTGTTCACGAAGCTCATCGAGCGCAACACGACGGTGCCCACGCGGAAGCGGCAGACCTTCACCACGAGCATCGACAACCAGAACTTCGTGCCGATCCACGTGCTCCAGGGCGAGCGGCCGATGGCGGCGGACAACACGACGCTCGCGAAGTTCGAGCTGACCGGCATCCCGCCCGCGCCGCGCGGCGTGCCGCAGATCCAGGTCACCTTCGACATCGACGCCAACGGCATCGTGTCGGTGTCCGCGCGCGATCTCGGCACGAACAAGGAGCAGACGGTCCGCGTGACGGCCCACTCCGGCCTCTCGGATCGGGACATCCAGCGGATCATCACCGAGGCCGAGGAGCAGCGGCTCAAGGACGAGGGCCGCAAGGATCTCGCGGAGGCCCGCCTCGAGGCCGAGTCGCTCCTGTACACCTCCGAGCGCGCGGCCGAGGAGTACGGCGGCGTCGTGTCGCGCGACGACCTGGCGCTGATCCTCTCCGACATCGCCGCGCTGCGCGAGGCGGTGGCGGGCGAGGACGCGGACCGCGTCCGCGAGCTCAAGGCGCAGCTCGAGTCCTCGGCGTTCCGGATCGCCGAGGCGATGTACACGAACGTCCAGCCCGCCGACGACGCGATGGTGATGGACGGCGCGCCCCCGGAAGAGGGCGACGGCTCGGGCGAGAGCTAG
- a CDS encoding formylglycine-generating enzyme family protein — protein MTTMRRRRIIALLSVSAAALLASCSGCGGNGGHGDTDTGTDTGLDTDTSWDGGPLTDCEGAAPGPGMVCVPGGRYLMGCMPYDLQCKSNEEPMVEVTLSPFWIDEKETTLAEIIPYLNWLLSQDEYAWDGYIYRVSDHMPMWVAGQNGGFSPVVGVAENEVGYYAGDEVCSSRPIDAATGGLSWEAAKLYCTYRGKRLPTEAEWEAAARGQTKWIYPCAWEHKACWYGKYDCCGNAYDAECPSSACEDPCCIPFKDEITNCPSPFGVKEMYGNAAEWVLDHDDADHSWCVEGCTDPAPRKDGGPILKGGGVGTEARRTRISNRMGTLGNPGPYSGVRCVSSPIDFILPDGGVVWGE, from the coding sequence ATGACGACAATGAGAAGACGCAGGATCATCGCTCTTCTGTCCGTCTCCGCGGCGGCGCTGCTCGCGTCCTGCTCCGGCTGTGGCGGCAACGGCGGCCACGGGGACACGGACACCGGCACGGACACCGGCCTCGATACGGACACGAGCTGGGATGGCGGGCCGCTGACCGACTGCGAGGGTGCCGCACCCGGGCCGGGCATGGTGTGCGTGCCGGGCGGCCGGTACCTAATGGGCTGCATGCCGTACGACCTCCAGTGCAAATCGAACGAAGAGCCGATGGTGGAGGTTACCCTCTCGCCGTTCTGGATCGACGAGAAGGAGACGACGCTCGCGGAGATCATCCCGTACCTGAACTGGCTACTGTCGCAGGACGAGTACGCTTGGGATGGCTATATCTACAGAGTGTCAGATCACATGCCCATGTGGGTAGCGGGACAAAATGGGGGGTTCTCGCCCGTTGTTGGCGTTGCGGAAAACGAGGTTGGATACTACGCAGGAGACGAAGTGTGTAGTTCACGCCCAATCGATGCCGCGACAGGTGGACTCAGCTGGGAGGCTGCAAAGCTCTACTGTACCTACCGTGGCAAGCGGCTGCCTACTGAAGCGGAATGGGAAGCCGCTGCACGAGGGCAGACGAAGTGGATCTACCCCTGCGCTTGGGAGCACAAGGCCTGCTGGTACGGCAAGTACGATTGCTGCGGGAACGCGTACGACGCCGAGTGCCCGTCGAGCGCTTGCGAGGATCCGTGCTGCATCCCGTTCAAGGATGAGATCACAAATTGCCCCAGCCCGTTCGGCGTGAAGGAGATGTACGGCAACGCCGCGGAGTGGGTGCTGGACCACGATGACGCGGATCACTCCTGGTGTGTCGAAGGGTGCACGGACCCCGCGCCGCGAAAAGACGGTGGCCCCATCCTCAAGGGCGGCGGCGTCGGCACGGAAGCGAGGAGGACACGAATCTCCAACCGGATGGGCACGCTGGGGAACCCGGGCCCTTACTCAGGGGTCCGCTGCGTCTCCTCTCCGATCGATTTCATTCTCCCCGACGGCGGAGTTGTATGGGGGGAGTGA
- a CDS encoding zf-HC2 domain-containing protein, producing the protein MNCAETKKYLDAFVDGELETGLILEVEAHVDGCASCAALAGLKRRIKSELAAAGARIATPALLRAKIEGLPSRRRNTRLVTAAVAAPLAAAAALLVVLNVGRAPAPADEPLAAVVNDVVERHSRDLPLEVRSADPAAAASWFRGKVDFPVRAPRLKLAGASFEGARLSNVQSAQAAHMVYNVDGHRVTLMIFPVEHLQIRGGTVVRAAGREVLLGRHNGYNVAVTVDGDMAYAVSSDLPKERLVSLLTDMSI; encoded by the coding sequence ATGAACTGCGCGGAGACAAAGAAGTACCTCGACGCCTTCGTCGACGGCGAGCTCGAGACGGGGCTTATCCTGGAGGTGGAGGCGCACGTCGACGGCTGCGCGTCCTGCGCGGCGCTCGCCGGCCTGAAGCGCCGGATCAAGTCCGAGCTCGCGGCCGCCGGTGCGCGGATCGCGACGCCTGCGCTCCTGCGCGCCAAGATCGAGGGCCTGCCCTCCCGGCGGCGCAACACCCGGCTCGTCACGGCCGCCGTGGCGGCGCCGCTCGCCGCGGCCGCGGCGCTCCTCGTCGTGCTCAACGTGGGCCGCGCGCCCGCCCCGGCGGACGAGCCGCTCGCCGCGGTCGTCAACGACGTCGTGGAGCGGCACTCCCGCGATCTTCCGCTCGAGGTGCGCTCCGCGGATCCGGCCGCCGCGGCCTCGTGGTTCCGCGGCAAGGTCGACTTCCCGGTGCGCGCGCCGAGGCTGAAGCTCGCCGGCGCGAGCTTCGAGGGCGCCCGCCTCTCCAACGTCCAGTCGGCGCAGGCCGCGCATATGGTCTACAACGTGGACGGCCACCGCGTGACGCTCATGATCTTCCCGGTCGAGCACCTCCAGATCCGGGGCGGCACGGTGGTGCGCGCCGCCGGGCGCGAGGTGCTGCTCGGCCGGCACAACGGCTACAACGTCGCCGTGACCGTGGACGGCGACATGGCGTACGCCGTCTCCTCGGATCTCCCCAAGGAGCGGCTCGTCTCGCTCCTCACCGACATGAGCATCTGA
- a CDS encoding sigma-70 family RNA polymerase sigma factor: protein MLTRRSEGKRADRRREFEAACVEHLDALYASALKLTRDGARAEELVQDTYLRAFRAADGFEWGTNLKAWLFRILTNTFINDYRHRIHERRYVERAAVEPLYDEVLDRQAREHAADPEAAVFSRFFQRDLERALDELPDDFRIVVVLADMQGFAYKEIAEMIGCPIGTVMSRLHRGRRLLQKSLVDYAVAAGLVSAPEAAADDDGAPADLDEFRKRHGSGS from the coding sequence ATGTTGACGAGGCGTTCCGAGGGCAAGCGCGCGGACAGGCGCAGGGAGTTCGAGGCGGCGTGCGTCGAGCACCTCGATGCGCTCTACGCCTCGGCGCTCAAGCTGACGCGCGACGGCGCGCGGGCCGAGGAGCTCGTCCAGGACACGTACCTCCGGGCGTTCCGCGCGGCGGACGGCTTCGAGTGGGGGACGAACCTCAAGGCGTGGCTGTTCCGCATCCTGACGAACACGTTCATCAACGACTACCGGCACAGGATCCACGAGCGCCGCTACGTGGAGCGCGCCGCGGTCGAGCCCCTGTACGACGAGGTGCTGGACCGGCAGGCGCGGGAGCACGCCGCGGACCCCGAGGCGGCGGTCTTCTCGCGCTTCTTCCAGCGCGATCTCGAGCGCGCCCTCGACGAGCTGCCGGACGACTTCCGAATCGTCGTCGTGCTCGCCGACATGCAGGGGTTCGCCTACAAGGAGATCGCCGAGATGATCGGCTGCCCGATCGGGACCGTCATGTCGCGCCTGCACCGCGGGCGGCGGCTCTTGCAGAAGTCCCTCGTCGACTACGCCGTGGCCGCCGGGCTCGTGAGCGCGCCCGAGGCGGCGGCGGACGACGACGGCGCGCCGGCGGATCTCGACGAGTTCCGCAAGCGGCACGGGAGTGGGTCATGA
- the grpE gene encoding nucleotide exchange factor GrpE, whose amino-acid sequence MDDANGKTTTSEAPAEAAAAQPEPELEIAVEDDQEETIAALEARLAEEHDRLLRTAAELDNVRKRARRDVEDAAVRGRAEILSEMLPTIDALDLALKNMDDSAPARATLEGVEMVRRQFLASMARFGLKPIDAVGAVFDPSFHEAVAQIPDAERPAGTVIEELRRGYLLGERLLRATLVVVSSGAPAPQPADAPDEGENNG is encoded by the coding sequence ATGGACGATGCGAACGGCAAAACGACGACCAGCGAGGCGCCCGCCGAGGCCGCGGCGGCGCAGCCCGAACCGGAGCTCGAGATCGCGGTCGAGGACGATCAAGAGGAGACGATTGCGGCGCTCGAGGCGAGGCTCGCCGAGGAGCACGACAGGCTCCTGCGCACCGCCGCGGAGCTCGACAACGTCCGCAAGCGCGCCCGGCGCGACGTCGAGGACGCCGCGGTCCGGGGTCGCGCCGAGATCCTCTCCGAGATGCTGCCGACGATCGACGCGCTGGATCTCGCGCTCAAGAACATGGACGACTCGGCCCCTGCGCGCGCGACGTTGGAAGGCGTCGAGATGGTGCGCCGCCAGTTCCTCGCCTCCATGGCGCGGTTCGGCCTGAAGCCGATCGACGCCGTCGGCGCCGTGTTCGATCCGAGCTTCCACGAGGCGGTCGCGCAGATCCCGGACGCCGAGCGCCCGGCCGGGACGGTGATCGAGGAGCTGCGCCGCGGCTACCTGCTCGGGGAGAGGCTGCTGCGGGCGACGCTCGTCGTCGTGTCGTCCGGGGCGCCCGCGCCCCAGCCCGCCGACGCTCCGGACGAGGGGGAAAACAATGGCTGA
- the polA gene encoding DNA polymerase I, whose protein sequence is MAESSGKRVPLPWPEGTEILYLVDISSFVFRAYYSVKGLSTARGEPTNALFGVANMLVSLFKDYEPSHVAVAMDSRTPTFRREIYPAYKANRPPPPEDLKVQFPFVRELVEAFDLAVLQRDGFEADDLIATAARTAVRSGLKVVVVSADKDLMQLVGPDVVMLDTMKEKLWDAAAVEEKWGVPPSLLGDLLAIGGDSSDNIPGVPRVGPKTAAPLLAEHGGLEQLLANLDKLGSKALAARLAEHAEAARMSRRLVELAEVEGAVDLGATRHGPPSKERLGPVLDRFELKRLKERLFGVDAEPRPPAPDVEYRTIATLDGLRAAAEEIRAAGRFAVDLETTSVSPVLAEIVGVALSWRPLEAAYVPIAHAAGPSLPLADVLAALRPLLEDPSLGAVAQNAKYEEIIFRRHGVRMANVAFDPMLASYLLRGEGRAHNLDALAKEILGRSTVTYEEVTEKARGTQLAFAEVTVERATRYSGEDAEVALALADAMAPRIEAAGLRSLLADVELPLGRVLAAMELAGVRIDADLLGEMSIDYAVALAALEKDAYAAAGHELNLASPKQLQQVLFEELGLPSQRKTKTGYSTDSEVLELLAPLHPLPAILVEHRLLAKLKGTYLDALPRLVNPATGRIHTSFNQTVTATGRLSSSNPNLQNIPIRTDRGRDIRRAFVAEPGNVLLSADYSQIELRVLAHISEDAELVAAFRAGEDVHARTARAVFGIPAGAEVPREKRAQAKAINFGVIYGKTEFSLAKELGIPRGEARRFIDGYFALHVGVARYMEETIASARETLSVATMLGRRRELPDLASANHNVRQAAERMARNTPIQGTAADLLKLAMIRVDRRLAAERLRARMILTVHDELVLEVPEDEVDRAKTAVREEMENALELRVPLVVDTGVGQSWAEAH, encoded by the coding sequence ATGGCCGAATCATCTGGAAAGCGCGTGCCGCTCCCCTGGCCCGAGGGGACCGAGATCCTGTACCTCGTCGACATCTCGTCGTTCGTTTTCCGCGCGTACTATTCGGTCAAGGGGCTCTCGACCGCGCGCGGCGAGCCGACGAACGCGCTGTTCGGCGTCGCGAACATGCTCGTGTCGCTCTTCAAGGACTACGAGCCGTCGCACGTCGCGGTCGCGATGGACTCGCGCACGCCGACCTTCCGGCGCGAGATCTACCCCGCGTACAAGGCGAACCGGCCGCCGCCGCCCGAGGATCTCAAGGTGCAGTTCCCGTTCGTGCGCGAGCTCGTCGAGGCGTTCGACCTCGCGGTGCTCCAGCGCGACGGCTTCGAGGCGGACGACCTGATCGCCACCGCGGCCCGAACGGCGGTGCGAAGCGGCCTCAAGGTCGTCGTCGTCTCTGCGGACAAGGATCTCATGCAGCTCGTCGGGCCGGACGTCGTCATGCTCGACACCATGAAGGAGAAGCTCTGGGACGCGGCCGCGGTCGAGGAGAAGTGGGGCGTGCCCCCTTCGCTCCTCGGCGACCTGCTCGCGATAGGCGGCGACAGCTCGGACAACATCCCGGGCGTGCCGCGCGTGGGCCCGAAGACTGCGGCGCCGCTCCTCGCCGAGCACGGGGGGCTCGAGCAGCTGCTTGCGAACCTGGACAAGCTCGGCTCCAAGGCGCTCGCGGCGCGGCTCGCGGAGCACGCCGAGGCGGCCCGAATGTCGCGCCGGCTCGTCGAGCTCGCCGAGGTGGAAGGCGCCGTCGATCTCGGGGCGACGCGCCACGGCCCGCCGTCGAAGGAGCGGCTCGGCCCGGTGCTCGACAGGTTCGAGCTGAAGCGGCTCAAGGAGCGGCTGTTCGGGGTCGACGCCGAGCCGAGGCCGCCCGCGCCCGACGTCGAGTACCGCACGATCGCGACGCTCGACGGGCTGCGCGCCGCAGCGGAAGAGATCCGCGCCGCGGGCCGGTTCGCGGTGGACCTCGAGACGACGTCGGTCTCGCCGGTCCTCGCGGAGATCGTGGGCGTCGCGCTCTCGTGGAGGCCGCTCGAGGCGGCGTACGTGCCGATCGCGCACGCCGCCGGGCCGTCGCTGCCCCTCGCCGACGTGCTCGCGGCGCTGAGGCCGCTGCTCGAGGATCCGTCGCTCGGCGCGGTGGCGCAGAACGCCAAGTACGAGGAGATCATCTTCCGGCGGCACGGCGTCCGCATGGCGAATGTCGCCTTCGACCCCATGCTCGCCTCGTACCTGCTGCGCGGCGAGGGCAGGGCGCACAACCTCGACGCGCTCGCGAAGGAGATCCTCGGGCGCTCCACCGTCACCTACGAGGAGGTGACCGAGAAGGCGCGCGGCACCCAGCTCGCGTTCGCCGAGGTGACCGTGGAGCGCGCCACGCGGTACTCCGGCGAGGACGCGGAGGTCGCGCTCGCCCTCGCGGACGCCATGGCGCCGCGCATCGAGGCCGCGGGGCTCCGCTCGCTGCTCGCCGACGTCGAGCTCCCGCTCGGGCGCGTGCTCGCCGCGATGGAGCTCGCGGGCGTCCGGATCGACGCCGATCTGCTCGGCGAGATGTCGATCGACTACGCCGTCGCGCTCGCCGCGCTCGAGAAGGACGCGTACGCCGCGGCCGGCCACGAGCTGAACCTCGCGTCGCCGAAGCAGCTCCAGCAGGTCCTGTTCGAGGAGCTCGGCCTGCCTTCGCAGCGCAAGACCAAGACCGGCTACTCGACCGACTCCGAGGTGCTCGAGCTGCTCGCGCCCTTGCACCCGCTGCCCGCCATCCTCGTGGAGCACAGGCTCCTCGCCAAGCTGAAGGGCACGTACCTCGACGCGCTGCCGCGCCTCGTCAACCCGGCCACGGGCCGGATCCACACGAGCTTCAACCAGACCGTCACGGCGACGGGGCGGCTGTCGAGCTCGAACCCCAACCTCCAGAACATCCCGATCCGCACGGACCGGGGCCGCGACATCCGGCGCGCGTTCGTAGCGGAGCCCGGCAACGTGCTGCTCTCGGCCGACTACTCGCAGATCGAGCTGCGCGTGCTCGCCCACATCTCCGAGGACGCGGAGCTCGTGGCCGCGTTCCGTGCCGGGGAGGACGTGCACGCGAGGACCGCGCGCGCCGTGTTCGGGATCCCGGCGGGCGCCGAGGTGCCGCGGGAGAAGCGCGCCCAGGCCAAGGCGATCAACTTCGGCGTGATCTACGGCAAGACCGAGTTCTCGCTCGCCAAGGAGCTCGGGATCCCACGGGGAGAGGCTCGGCGGTTCATCGACGGCTACTTCGCGCTGCACGTCGGGGTGGCGCGGTACATGGAGGAGACGATCGCGTCGGCCCGCGAGACCCTGTCGGTCGCGACGATGCTCGGGCGGCGCCGCGAGCTCCCGGATCTCGCGTCCGCGAACCACAACGTGCGGCAGGCGGCGGAGCGCATGGCGCGCAACACGCCGATCCAGGGCACGGCCGCGGACCTCCTCAAGCTGGCGATGATCCGCGTGGACCGAAGGCTCGCCGCGGAGCGGCTCCGGGCCCGGATGATCCTGACGGTGCACGACGAGCTCGTGCTCGAGGTTCCGGAAGACGAGGTCGATCGCGCGAAAACGGCCGTCCGAGAAGAGATGGAAAATGCACTAGAGTTGCGGGTGCCGCTCGTGGTCGACACCGGCGTCGGGCAGAGCTGGGCCGAAGCCCACTGA
- a CDS encoding IS66 family transposase translates to MIIDPAVLALVDELRSEVAELRRENEALRRENAELKARVVELEAKLARYEGKPPTDPSTPSGMTPPFHKKNKKGKRKKPGRKKGHAGSHRAALEPNRFESHPLVHCPDCGTDLRDKPKKTRTRTTHDLPPKSEPEVTAHGIEGAWCPKCKKYVEARVDAALPRSTLGLRVVLLAAWMHYALGTPAHAVVKYLKRAHGFPVTVGGLTQAWRRLADALAPMHTAIWEEIRGAGVLHADETGWRVDGRTCWLWCFATKSAVYYVIDKTRGSKVVRRVLGECFSGVLVTDFFAAYGFLCAAAKQKCLAHLLRELEKVGLRNAGEEWRGFAAKAKRFLKDALRLGVDRAKYDDAEYDRRWRRLHDRLSELWGGDYADKDCYRLARRLERHRDELLVFLERDNVDATNNHGERAIRPAVVMRKNYGGNRSEAGAEIQAELMSIFRTLEMRGVDPLDYLERALRASLARGEQLTLPALPAEDLAA, encoded by the coding sequence TTGATCATCGACCCAGCGGTTCTGGCCCTCGTCGACGAGCTTCGGAGCGAAGTTGCCGAGCTGCGGCGCGAGAACGAGGCGCTGCGGCGCGAGAACGCCGAGCTGAAGGCGCGGGTCGTGGAGCTGGAGGCAAAGCTCGCGCGGTACGAGGGCAAGCCGCCGACCGACCCGTCCACGCCGTCGGGGATGACGCCGCCGTTCCACAAGAAGAACAAGAAGGGCAAGCGCAAGAAGCCCGGCCGGAAGAAGGGGCACGCGGGGTCGCACCGCGCAGCGCTCGAGCCGAACCGCTTCGAGAGTCACCCGCTCGTGCACTGCCCCGACTGCGGCACCGACCTGCGCGACAAGCCGAAGAAGACGCGGACGCGCACCACGCACGACCTGCCTCCGAAAAGCGAGCCCGAGGTGACGGCACACGGCATCGAGGGCGCCTGGTGCCCGAAGTGCAAGAAGTACGTCGAGGCACGCGTGGACGCCGCTCTGCCGCGCTCGACGCTCGGCCTGCGGGTCGTGCTGCTCGCGGCGTGGATGCACTACGCGCTCGGGACGCCAGCGCACGCGGTCGTGAAGTACCTGAAGCGCGCCCACGGTTTCCCGGTTACGGTCGGCGGCCTGACGCAGGCGTGGCGGCGATTGGCCGACGCGCTCGCGCCGATGCACACGGCGATCTGGGAGGAGATCCGCGGGGCCGGGGTGCTGCACGCGGACGAGACCGGCTGGCGCGTCGACGGCCGGACGTGCTGGCTGTGGTGCTTCGCGACGAAGAGCGCCGTGTACTACGTGATCGACAAGACGCGCGGGTCGAAGGTGGTGCGCCGCGTCCTCGGTGAGTGCTTCTCGGGCGTGCTCGTGACGGACTTCTTCGCCGCGTACGGCTTCCTCTGCGCCGCTGCCAAGCAGAAGTGCCTCGCGCACCTCTTGCGCGAGCTCGAGAAGGTCGGCTTGCGCAACGCCGGCGAGGAGTGGCGCGGCTTCGCGGCCAAGGCGAAGCGTTTCCTGAAAGACGCGCTGCGCCTCGGCGTGGACCGCGCGAAATACGACGACGCGGAGTACGACCGCCGGTGGCGGCGTCTGCACGACCGCTTGTCCGAACTGTGGGGCGGCGACTACGCGGACAAGGACTGCTACCGCCTCGCGCGACGGCTCGAGCGGCACCGCGACGAGCTGCTCGTCTTCCTCGAGCGCGACAACGTCGACGCGACCAACAACCACGGCGAGCGGGCGATCCGCCCGGCGGTCGTCATGCGCAAGAACTACGGCGGCAACCGCTCCGAGGCGGGCGCCGAGATCCAGGCCGAGCTGATGTCGATCTTCCGCACCCTCGAAATGCGCGGCGTCGACCCGCTCGACTACCTCGAACGCGCGCTGCGCGCTTCCCTGGCCCGCGGCGAACAGCTCACGCTGCCCGCGCTGCCAGCAGAAGACCTCGCAGCTTGA